In Rhizobium jaguaris, a single window of DNA contains:
- a CDS encoding NUDIX domain-containing protein, with protein sequence MKKSAGILMYRRVESEVLVLLVHPGGPFWRKRDEGAWSIPKGEYQEDEPAETAALREFAEEMGSVPEGKLQPLGELRQKGGKHVTGFALEGEFDTSALASNLFEIEWPPRSGRLQSFPEVDRAEWFALSDARRKIIDGQLPFLERLQTLYLPTIQDTNTPAD encoded by the coding sequence GAGCGCCGGCATCCTGATGTACAGAAGGGTGGAGAGCGAGGTCCTCGTGTTACTCGTTCATCCCGGCGGTCCCTTCTGGCGCAAGCGTGACGAAGGAGCATGGTCCATTCCCAAAGGCGAATATCAAGAGGACGAACCGGCCGAGACGGCCGCCCTGCGCGAATTCGCCGAGGAGATGGGCAGTGTCCCCGAGGGTAAGCTGCAGCCGTTGGGCGAACTGCGTCAGAAGGGCGGAAAACACGTGACCGGCTTCGCCCTCGAAGGCGAATTCGACACGTCTGCGCTCGCCAGCAATCTGTTCGAAATCGAATGGCCGCCTAGGAGCGGGCGCCTTCAATCATTCCCCGAGGTTGACCGCGCCGAATGGTTTGCCCTTTCCGACGCCCGCCGGAAGATCATCGACGGCCAACTTCCCTTTTTGGAGCGTCTCCAAACTCTTTATCTTCCAACCATACAAGACACCAATACCCCCGCAGACTGA
- a CDS encoding TetR/AcrR family transcriptional regulator — MDAAESVVRKAGPTRLTLDAVAAEAGVSKASVIYDYKTKEALIKAIVRRRTLEEDGKHRAALEKVGHTENAHMMARLAVAGEDASEEDKSVIPYLCAAFVQDDQLRMSLQESYLSQIETILQASPNPKRALLSFLALEGLKSLEFLVLLQWPDEQRKDIIKDITDLLCERDTGIREPVHPPIAGKLTTD; from the coding sequence TTGGATGCAGCGGAGTCGGTCGTTCGTAAGGCAGGGCCGACTCGTCTTACGCTTGATGCTGTCGCAGCGGAAGCAGGGGTAAGCAAGGCCAGCGTCATCTACGACTACAAGACCAAGGAAGCGCTCATCAAAGCGATTGTGCGCCGTAGAACCCTGGAAGAGGACGGCAAGCATAGAGCTGCCCTTGAGAAGGTGGGGCACACCGAAAACGCGCATATGATGGCCCGCCTTGCCGTGGCTGGAGAGGATGCGTCGGAGGAAGATAAGAGTGTTATCCCCTACCTCTGCGCGGCTTTCGTTCAGGATGACCAACTCCGTATGTCGTTGCAGGAAAGCTATCTGAGCCAGATCGAAACGATCCTTCAAGCCTCCCCCAACCCGAAGAGGGCGCTGCTATCTTTCCTTGCGCTTGAGGGCCTGAAAAGCCTGGAGTTCCTTGTGCTGCTGCAGTGGCCAGACGAACAGCGGAAAGACATCATCAAGGACATCACCGACCTTCTTTGCGAGAGGGACACTGGCATCCGCGAGCCCGTCCATCCGCCGATCGCAGGTAAGCTGACAACCGACTAA
- the atpA gene encoding F0F1 ATP synthase subunit alpha, whose translation MTIRASEISAVLKEQIKNFGQTAEVSEVGKVLTVGDGVVRVHGLDNVMAGEMIEFPKAQLMGMALNLEDDNVGVVIFGGDRNIMEGDIVKRTGKIVDVPVGPNLLGRVVDALGNPIDGKGPIEAAERRRVDVKAPGIIPRKSVHEPMQTGIKVIDSLVPIGRGQRQLIIGDRQTGKTAIILDTFLNQKPIHDNGPENDKLYCIYVAIGQKRSTLAQFVKVLEDRGALPYSIIVAATASEAAPLQYLAPFSGCAMGEWFRDNGKHALIAYDDLTKQAFAHRQMSLLLRRPPGREAFPGDVFYLHSRLLERAAKLNDAHGGGSLTALPVVETQAGDGAAYIPTNVISITDGQIYLETDLFFQGIRPALNVGLSVSRVGSAAQTKGMKQVAGSVKGELAQYREVQAFSQFSSDLDASTQRLINRGERLTEMFKQAQYSPLSTEEQIAIVFAGTNGYLDKLTKDRVGRFEQGLLAHMRSAGKEVLETIRIERALSKETLANLKVRVEAFSKTFV comes from the coding sequence ATGACCATCCGCGCCTCGGAAATATCTGCCGTCCTTAAAGAGCAGATCAAAAACTTTGGCCAAACCGCAGAAGTATCAGAAGTCGGTAAAGTCCTGACGGTTGGTGACGGCGTTGTCCGTGTTCACGGTCTCGACAACGTGATGGCGGGCGAGATGATCGAGTTCCCCAAGGCCCAACTTATGGGTATGGCACTCAACCTTGAAGACGATAACGTTGGTGTTGTGATCTTTGGCGGCGACCGCAACATCATGGAAGGCGATATCGTCAAGCGGACAGGCAAGATTGTGGATGTCCCTGTTGGTCCCAACCTCCTTGGCCGCGTGGTCGATGCCCTCGGCAATCCGATTGATGGCAAGGGACCGATTGAAGCCGCCGAGCGGCGGCGCGTGGACGTGAAGGCTCCTGGCATCATTCCACGGAAGTCAGTCCATGAGCCGATGCAGACTGGGATCAAGGTCATTGACTCACTTGTCCCAATTGGCCGTGGTCAGCGGCAGCTTATCATCGGCGATCGCCAGACAGGCAAGACCGCGATCATCTTAGACACCTTCCTCAATCAAAAGCCGATCCATGATAATGGCCCCGAGAACGACAAGCTCTACTGCATCTATGTAGCTATCGGCCAGAAGCGTTCGACTCTCGCTCAATTCGTGAAAGTTCTCGAAGATCGTGGTGCCTTGCCATATTCAATCATTGTTGCTGCAACAGCTTCGGAAGCAGCTCCGCTCCAATACCTGGCTCCATTCTCAGGATGCGCAATGGGCGAGTGGTTCCGCGACAATGGCAAGCACGCCTTGATTGCATATGACGACCTGACGAAACAAGCGTTCGCGCACCGGCAGATGTCGCTGCTTCTGCGCCGCCCTCCTGGTCGTGAGGCTTTCCCTGGTGACGTATTCTACCTCCATTCGCGATTGCTGGAACGTGCGGCAAAGCTCAATGATGCGCACGGGGGCGGTTCACTCACAGCTCTCCCTGTGGTCGAGACACAGGCTGGCGACGGGGCCGCTTACATCCCTACCAACGTCATTTCGATCACAGATGGTCAGATTTATCTTGAAACCGACCTATTCTTCCAAGGTATCCGGCCCGCCCTCAACGTTGGTCTGTCGGTGTCGCGCGTCGGGTCAGCAGCCCAGACCAAAGGAATGAAGCAGGTTGCTGGATCGGTGAAGGGCGAGCTTGCACAGTATCGCGAAGTTCAAGCGTTCTCGCAGTTTAGCTCCGATCTCGACGCGTCAACGCAACGCCTCATCAATCGCGGGGAACGCCTGACAGAAATGTTCAAGCAAGCGCAATATTCTCCCCTAAGTACCGAGGAGCAGATCGCCATCGTCTTCGCCGGAACAAACGGCTATCTCGACAAACTCACGAAGGATCGCGTGGGCAGGTTTGAACAAGGCCTATTGGCGCACATGCGAAGCGCTGGAAAGGAAGTGCTGGAGACCATTCGCATCGAGAGAGCTTTGTCTAAGGAAACATTGGCAAATTTGAAAGTCCGAGTGGAAGCGTTCTCGAAAACCTTTGTATAG
- a CDS encoding host attachment protein: protein MTHLFVNERIAALVATWLAISPWGCSVSARFRSPQSMRSHAASWYSAARHGSSLSVSSSRYACGRAADPPTLFPAAGSLAAIPFKIEIGNGKMQKVRIPRESWVLVCDGVKALFLRNDGDAELLNLIPVEVYGDETASQASASDRQGRVYQSQGRSRSVHDLDLKQRAEEAFVGDVARRLDELVRDHEIRHLTVIAAPKALGALREQASSAVHAAIRGEIAKDFTMLPIPEIEERLAG, encoded by the coding sequence ATGACACATCTATTTGTTAACGAGCGGATTGCAGCATTGGTCGCAACCTGGCTGGCGATATCCCCCTGGGGGTGCTCGGTTTCGGCAAGGTTCCGCTCACCTCAATCAATGCGATCGCATGCGGCGTCCTGGTATTCAGCTGCTCGGCATGGATCGTCGCTCAGCGTGAGCAGCAGCCGGTACGCGTGCGGTCGCGCCGCTGATCCACCAACGTTGTTTCCCGCCGCGGGCTCGCTCGCGGCAATACCTTTCAAAATCGAAATCGGGAATGGTAAAATGCAAAAGGTGAGAATTCCGAGAGAAAGTTGGGTACTGGTCTGTGACGGTGTTAAGGCTCTGTTTCTGCGCAATGACGGAGACGCCGAACTCCTTAACCTGATCCCGGTCGAAGTTTACGGTGATGAAACAGCCTCTCAGGCATCCGCTTCGGATCGCCAAGGCAGGGTTTATCAATCGCAGGGTCGGTCTCGTTCGGTCCATGATTTGGATTTGAAGCAGCGAGCAGAAGAGGCGTTCGTTGGCGATGTCGCCCGCAGGCTTGATGAACTGGTGCGCGATCACGAGATCCGGCATTTGACTGTCATCGCTGCGCCGAAAGCCCTGGGCGCCCTTCGCGAGCAAGCCTCCTCAGCCGTGCACGCCGCTATCAGGGGAGAAATTGCAAAGGACTTCACCATGTTGCCCATTCCGGAAATTGAAGAAAGGTTGGCAGGTTGA
- a CDS encoding DUF3775 domain-containing protein, which yields MLKAREFDVKDVVTEPNPGSNPSDDNMIEVLEDHGDDPVEMELASAIWALNEDEQIDLVALAWLGRGDGGIDEWDDLRAQAADAHNNRTAAYLLGLPLLPDYLEDALDQFGETSTDYEASRQ from the coding sequence ATGCTCAAGGCCAGGGAGTTCGATGTAAAGGACGTCGTGACCGAACCCAATCCAGGATCAAATCCGTCCGACGACAACATGATCGAGGTCTTGGAGGATCATGGCGATGATCCCGTCGAGATGGAGCTTGCAAGTGCGATCTGGGCGCTAAACGAAGACGAACAAATCGATCTTGTTGCACTCGCATGGCTCGGGCGGGGAGACGGCGGCATCGACGAGTGGGATGACCTCCGCGCCCAAGCAGCGGACGCTCATAACAATCGGACGGCAGCCTATCTTCTCGGCCTGCCGCTCCTGCCTGACTATCTGGAAGATGCACTGGATCAGTTCGGCGAGACCTCCACCGACTACGAGGCAAGCCGCCAGTAA
- a CDS encoding cytochrome b → MAQSISTNYSPTQRLLHWTIALLIFFNLLFPDGMNAWHRIVRQGGTPSADDISSANIHAYVGIVILVLAILRLGVRFVQGVPDEAGNEPALFRVAARLAHVGLYLLIFAMPLSGIAAYYLGIEVLGSLHAGIMKVLLWALVVAHIAGALAHQFYWKTDVLRRMTIG, encoded by the coding sequence ATGGCGCAATCGATATCGACGAACTATAGCCCGACGCAACGCCTTCTTCATTGGACTATTGCGTTGCTGATTTTCTTCAATCTGCTGTTCCCCGACGGCATGAACGCATGGCATCGCATCGTGCGACAAGGCGGGACACCATCGGCGGATGACATCTCTTCCGCAAACATCCACGCCTATGTCGGCATAGTTATATTGGTTCTCGCAATACTCCGCCTGGGCGTGCGTTTTGTGCAGGGGGTGCCAGACGAGGCAGGCAACGAACCGGCGCTGTTCCGGGTCGCAGCGCGATTGGCGCATGTGGGTCTGTATCTGCTGATTTTTGCTATGCCTTTGTCCGGCATCGCCGCCTATTATCTTGGTATCGAGGTGTTGGGCTCGCTACATGCCGGCATAATGAAAGTCCTGCTGTGGGCTTTGGTTGTCGCTCACATCGCCGGTGCTCTGGCCCACCAGTTCTATTGGAAGACGGACGTCCTGCGGCGAATGACAATCGGCTAA
- a CDS encoding universal stress protein has translation MTIKTVLSVLDVNRFDNDLKSAVDFCQAHDAHLTALVVSLCTAPPVGAYNVLSAVWLEDRQREIDALADKAASVRASLGSSETSYDVQEVYTESAWADQDIAERALYADLVLIGAQAASNEDLRRRVIDGALFQSPTPMLVNPGSKTIGPAPKAILVAWDSSDEAARAARQSIDFLRAADAVHVTLVDPFASSSANGEEPGADIAAFLARHGVHVDVDRIASGGRRVDEALRQHALDISADMIVMGAYNHPRLQQRLFGGVTRSMLEDSEIPLFLAR, from the coding sequence ATGACCATCAAAACTGTCCTGAGTGTTCTTGACGTCAATCGCTTCGACAATGACCTGAAGAGCGCAGTCGATTTTTGCCAAGCACATGACGCCCATCTGACCGCACTTGTGGTTTCATTGTGCACAGCTCCTCCCGTCGGCGCCTATAACGTCCTTTCCGCCGTCTGGCTTGAAGACCGACAACGCGAGATCGACGCCTTGGCCGACAAGGCGGCCAGTGTCAGAGCGTCACTCGGCAGCAGCGAAACATCCTATGATGTGCAGGAAGTTTACACCGAATCCGCCTGGGCAGACCAGGATATTGCGGAACGGGCACTTTATGCCGATCTCGTCCTCATCGGCGCTCAAGCCGCGAGCAACGAGGACCTTCGGCGAAGGGTAATCGACGGGGCATTGTTTCAATCGCCGACACCGATGCTTGTCAACCCGGGCAGCAAAACGATCGGGCCCGCGCCAAAAGCAATTTTGGTGGCCTGGGATTCGAGCGACGAAGCGGCGCGTGCTGCCCGCCAGTCCATCGACTTCTTGCGGGCCGCCGACGCAGTCCACGTTACGCTTGTTGATCCGTTTGCCTCGAGCTCTGCCAACGGGGAAGAGCCCGGCGCGGATATTGCCGCCTTTCTTGCTCGGCACGGCGTTCATGTCGATGTTGACCGGATCGCAAGCGGTGGGCGACGGGTCGACGAGGCGCTGCGTCAGCATGCGCTCGACATCTCTGCCGACATGATTGTCATGGGTGCCTATAATCACCCGCGGCTGCAGCAGCGCTTGTTTGGAGGCGTGACGCGATCCATGCTGGAAGACTCCGAGATACCTCTATTTCTCGCCCGCTAA
- a CDS encoding Hsp20/alpha crystallin family protein — MADMAKKLPVSTENKPAPAMARWSPFESLRSEMDRVFNEFTPNFFDRPFARFPATFTRGMPAVDFVESDKSYELTAELPGIEAKDLDVTLANGILTVKGEKQESKEEKAKEYYLSERRYGSFQRSFQLPDSVDTDKIDASFANGVLKVALPKKPGAQESDRKISIKTP, encoded by the coding sequence ATGGCCGATATGGCAAAGAAGCTCCCTGTGAGCACGGAGAATAAACCTGCGCCCGCGATGGCACGCTGGTCGCCATTCGAGAGCCTCCGGTCGGAGATGGATCGTGTCTTCAACGAATTCACGCCCAACTTTTTTGACCGCCCATTCGCCCGCTTCCCCGCCACCTTTACGCGCGGTATGCCGGCTGTCGACTTTGTCGAGTCCGACAAGTCCTATGAGCTTACGGCGGAGCTTCCGGGCATTGAGGCTAAGGATCTGGACGTGACGCTCGCAAACGGCATTCTCACGGTCAAAGGCGAGAAGCAGGAAAGCAAGGAAGAGAAGGCGAAGGAATACTATCTTTCGGAACGCCGCTATGGCTCGTTCCAGCGCAGCTTCCAGCTTCCGGACAGTGTCGATACCGACAAGATCGATGCCTCTTTTGCGAACGGCGTCTTGAAGGTGGCTCTGCCGAAAAAGCCTGGCGCACAGGAGAGCGACCGGAAAATCTCGATCAAGACACCCTGA
- a CDS encoding universal stress protein translates to MKPQFHLPLVTYPDSSSFAVIQNAVDFARHQKADLTASVLQVKIPPGRQSFPSVIDLEKMRAEAERFSRDSGTALCETVRDYAQKAGIRAVIQPFEEQEPLVAGTLAGLSRAYDCSLMEASESARPIVESILFENGRPLVLLPPDNFCGRIDTAAIAWDGSAALARALTGTRLFLENASRVVLISVTDDKPIDEAARDRFATVLRNAGLNVETVSVKAHGQQAANVIQSVAKENYADLLVAGAFGHSRLREFILGGVTRSLLTSLEMPALLSH, encoded by the coding sequence ATGAAACCGCAATTCCATCTGCCATTGGTCACCTATCCGGACAGCAGTTCGTTTGCGGTCATCCAGAATGCCGTCGACTTCGCCCGCCATCAAAAGGCCGACCTCACCGCAAGCGTTTTACAGGTGAAAATACCCCCCGGTCGGCAATCATTCCCCTCAGTCATCGATTTGGAAAAGATGCGTGCCGAGGCCGAGCGTTTTAGCCGCGACAGTGGAACGGCACTGTGCGAAACCGTTCGCGATTATGCACAGAAGGCGGGAATACGCGCCGTGATCCAGCCGTTCGAAGAGCAGGAGCCCCTCGTCGCCGGCACATTGGCCGGGCTTTCACGCGCCTATGATTGTTCGCTCATGGAAGCGTCTGAGTCAGCGAGACCAATTGTCGAGAGCATTTTGTTTGAAAATGGCCGTCCTCTTGTCCTGCTTCCTCCCGACAATTTCTGCGGCCGGATCGATACGGCAGCGATCGCCTGGGATGGAAGTGCGGCCCTTGCACGGGCGCTGACAGGCACGCGGCTGTTCCTGGAAAATGCGTCGCGAGTCGTATTGATCTCCGTCACTGATGATAAGCCGATCGATGAGGCGGCCCGCGATCGGTTCGCAACCGTGCTTCGAAACGCCGGCCTGAATGTCGAGACTGTCTCCGTCAAAGCCCATGGGCAACAGGCGGCCAATGTCATTCAATCCGTTGCCAAGGAAAATTACGCGGACCTGCTTGTCGCGGGAGCATTTGGACACTCCAGACTGCGCGAATTCATCCTCGGAGGCGTCACCCGGTCACTGCTGACGAGTCTTGAGATGCCGGCCTTGCTTTCCCATTAG